One segment of Cetobacterium sp. NK01 DNA contains the following:
- the atpA gene encoding F0F1 ATP synthase subunit alpha, which yields MKIRPEEVSNIIKTEIENYKKSLDVKTSGSVLEVGDGIARIYGLSSAKAGELLEFPNGITGMVLNLEEDNVGAVILGDYTKIKEGDEVKATGRIASVPAGESLLGRVVNALGEPIDGKGEIKFEKYMEIERKASGIISRKPVSEPLQTGIKSIDGMVPIGRGQRELIIGDRQTGKTAVAIDAILNQKNTGVKCIYVAIGQKRSTVAQIVKRLEDAGAMEYTIVVAATASESAPLQYLAPYSGVSMGEYFMDKGEAVLIVYDDLSKHAVAYREMSLLLKRPPGREAYPGDVFYLHSRLLERAAKLSDELGGGSITALPIIETQAGDVSAYIPTNVISITDGQIFLDAQLFNSGFRPAINAGISVSRVGGSAQIKAMKQVAAKVKLELAQYTELLTFAQFGSDLDKATKAQLERGHRIMEVLKQPQYSPYPVEEQVVSFYTVINGFLDDIAIADVRRFEKELITEMRNTTTILDEIVEKKSLDKELEAKIVEAILAFKKNFN from the coding sequence TTGAAAATCAGACCAGAAGAAGTAAGTAATATAATCAAAACTGAGATCGAGAATTACAAAAAGAGTCTTGATGTCAAAACTTCAGGTTCTGTATTAGAAGTAGGAGACGGTATCGCTAGAATCTACGGATTAAGCAGTGCAAAAGCGGGAGAGCTTTTAGAGTTTCCTAACGGAATAACAGGAATGGTTCTAAACCTAGAAGAGGATAACGTTGGAGCAGTTATACTAGGGGACTATACAAAGATTAAAGAGGGAGACGAGGTTAAGGCTACAGGAAGAATTGCCTCAGTTCCAGCTGGAGAATCTTTATTAGGAAGAGTAGTTAACGCTTTAGGAGAGCCAATTGATGGAAAAGGTGAAATCAAGTTTGAGAAATACATGGAGATAGAAAGAAAAGCTTCTGGTATTATCTCAAGAAAACCAGTATCTGAGCCTTTACAAACAGGAATCAAGTCAATAGACGGAATGGTACCTATTGGTAGAGGACAAAGAGAGCTTATTATCGGAGATAGACAAACTGGTAAAACAGCAGTTGCTATTGACGCAATATTAAATCAAAAAAATACAGGAGTAAAATGTATCTATGTTGCAATTGGACAAAAGAGATCAACAGTTGCACAGATCGTTAAGAGATTAGAAGATGCAGGAGCTATGGAATATACAATAGTTGTTGCTGCAACAGCTTCTGAGTCAGCTCCTTTACAATATTTAGCACCATACTCAGGTGTATCTATGGGAGAATACTTCATGGATAAAGGAGAAGCAGTTTTAATAGTATATGATGATTTATCTAAGCATGCGGTAGCATATAGAGAAATGTCTCTATTATTAAAAAGACCACCTGGAAGAGAAGCTTATCCAGGAGACGTATTCTATCTTCACTCAAGATTACTTGAGAGAGCTGCAAAGTTATCTGATGAATTAGGTGGAGGATCAATAACTGCTCTACCAATAATCGAGACTCAAGCAGGAGACGTATCAGCGTATATCCCAACAAATGTTATTTCGATAACAGATGGACAGATATTCCTTGATGCACAACTATTCAACTCTGGATTTAGACCAGCAATCAATGCCGGAATATCTGTATCAAGAGTTGGAGGATCTGCACAAATTAAAGCTATGAAACAAGTTGCTGCTAAAGTTAAGTTAGAATTAGCTCAATATACTGAGTTATTAACATTTGCACAATTTGGATCAGATTTAGATAAAGCTACAAAAGCTCAACTAGAAAGAGGACATAGAATTATGGAAGTTTTAAAACAGCCACAATATAGTCCTTACCCAGTTGAAGAGCAAGTTGTATCATTCTATACTGTAATCAATGGATTCTTAGATGATATTGCTATTGCAGATGTAAGAAGATTTGAAAAAGAGTTAATTACTGAAATGAGAAATACAACAACTATTTTAGATGAAATCGTTGAGAAAAAGAGCTTAGATAAGGAGCTTGAAGCTAAAATAGTAGAAGCTATATTAGCATTTAAAAAGAATTTTAATTAA
- the atpE gene encoding ATP synthase F0 subunit C — MDLMLAKTIVLAASAIGAGCGMIAGIGPGVGQGYAAGKAVEAVARQPEAKGDIISTMVLGQAVSESTGIYSLVIALILLYANPFVGMLG; from the coding sequence ATGGATTTAATGTTAGCAAAAACTATAGTATTAGCAGCATCAGCAATAGGAGCAGGATGTGGAATGATCGCAGGTATAGGACCAGGAGTTGGACAAGGATACGCAGCTGGTAAAGCAGTTGAGGCAGTAGCTAGACAACCAGAAGCTAAAGGAGATATCATTTCTACAATGGTACTTGGACAAGCAGTATCTGAGTCAACAGGTATCTATTCATTAGTAATTGCACTAATCTTATTATATGCTAACCCATTCGTAGGAATGTTAGGATAA
- the atpH gene encoding ATP synthase F1 subunit delta, with product MIGNQIGKRYAEAIYEVAAQRNEVKSIYDVLNSTMELYKTDVDFRNFITHPLIKESEKKETLKKIFSDSNDGIEILFYILEKGRIAQIREIVAEYVKLDYAKNQILDVEATFAVALSEEQKEKLSKNLEKKTGKKIKLVVNVDKSLIGGGIIKIGDEVTDGSIRRQLETLTQK from the coding sequence ATGATAGGAAACCAAATTGGTAAAAGATATGCAGAAGCAATATATGAAGTTGCTGCGCAAAGAAATGAAGTTAAATCAATATATGACGTTTTAAACTCTACAATGGAGCTTTATAAAACAGATGTTGACTTTAGAAACTTTATAACTCATCCTCTAATTAAAGAGAGTGAAAAAAAAGAAACTTTAAAGAAAATTTTCTCAGATTCTAATGATGGAATAGAAATTCTTTTTTATATTTTAGAAAAAGGAAGAATTGCACAAATTAGAGAGATCGTAGCAGAATATGTTAAGTTAGATTATGCAAAAAATCAGATTTTAGATGTGGAAGCTACATTTGCTGTTGCACTAAGTGAAGAGCAAAAAGAGAAACTTTCTAAAAATCTTGAAAAGAAAACAGGTAAAAAGATAAAGCTAGTAGTTAATGTAGATAAATCTCTAATAGGTGGAGGAATTATCAAAATAGGTGATGAGGTAACGGATGGAAGTATCCGTAGACAATTAGAAACTCTAACACAGAAATAA
- the atpG gene encoding ATP synthase F1 subunit gamma — MAGTREIKNRIKSVQSTHQITKAMEIVSTTKFKKFSTIVAQSKPYSESIAKILQNIAAGVKSEKHPLFDGRDDVKKVGVIVMCSDRGLAGSFNSNTLKALERLIAENSGKEVSVIAVGKKAKEYCAKRNYDVKAEYIQLIPETMYDKAKEISENIVEYYYNHIFDEVYVIYNKFISALVSDLTVSKLIPIERAEGSENKAYIFEPSPEEILSSLLPKYLNIELYKALLDNTASEHSARKNAMKSATDNAEDMIKGLTLEYNRRRQASITQEISEIVGGAAALN; from the coding sequence ATGGCTGGAACTAGAGAGATAAAAAACAGAATAAAAAGTGTTCAGTCTACTCACCAAATTACAAAGGCCATGGAAATAGTTTCCACTACTAAATTTAAAAAGTTTTCAACAATAGTAGCTCAATCAAAACCTTATTCAGAAAGTATAGCTAAAATATTACAAAATATTGCAGCAGGTGTTAAAAGTGAAAAACACCCACTTTTTGATGGAAGAGATGATGTAAAAAAAGTAGGAGTTATTGTTATGTGTTCTGATAGAGGACTAGCAGGAAGTTTTAACAGTAACACTCTTAAAGCATTAGAGAGATTAATTGCTGAAAATAGTGGAAAAGAGGTCTCTGTAATCGCAGTTGGAAAGAAAGCTAAAGAATACTGTGCTAAGAGAAATTACGATGTAAAAGCTGAATATATACAACTTATCCCTGAAACTATGTATGACAAAGCGAAAGAGATTAGTGAAAATATTGTTGAATATTACTATAATCACATTTTTGATGAGGTATATGTAATATATAATAAATTTATATCAGCTTTAGTAAGTGATCTAACAGTAAGTAAATTAATTCCTATAGAAAGAGCTGAGGGAAGTGAGAATAAAGCTTATATATTTGAGCCTTCTCCAGAAGAGATTTTATCATCTCTATTACCAAAGTATCTAAATATAGAATTATATAAAGCTTTACTAGATAATACTGCAAGTGAGCATTCTGCGAGAAAAAATGCAATGAAAAGTGCAACGGATAACGCTGAAGATATGATAAAGGGATTAACTTTAGAGTATAATAGAAGAAGACAAGCATCAATAACTCAAGAAATATCAGAGATTGTTGGTGGAGCAGCAGCGTTAAATTAA
- the atpF gene encoding F0F1 ATP synthase subunit B: MAPTNMPAVSIDINMFWQIINFFILVFIFNKYFKAPLMKLMDTRKEKIAAEFSEAQKNNEDAALKNKEAQKILKDAKDEATKIVQLAEKKADERKEIIISEATVQRDKMLKSAELEIQKMKHAAKKELEVEMNQLAVTLAEKIIKENLNSDLEAALADKFIDEVGGVK, from the coding sequence TTGGCACCAACAAATATGCCTGCAGTATCGATAGATATTAACATGTTTTGGCAAATAATAAACTTCTTCATTTTAGTGTTTATATTTAATAAATACTTTAAAGCTCCATTAATGAAGTTAATGGATACAAGAAAAGAGAAGATTGCAGCTGAATTCTCAGAAGCTCAAAAGAATAATGAGGATGCTGCATTAAAAAATAAAGAAGCTCAAAAAATATTAAAAGATGCTAAAGATGAAGCTACAAAAATAGTTCAATTAGCAGAGAAAAAAGCTGATGAAAGAAAAGAAATAATCATTTCTGAAGCAACAGTACAAAGAGACAAAATGCTTAAATCAGCAGAGCTAGAAATTCAAAAGATGAAACATGCAGCTAAGAAAGAGCTTGAGGTTGAAATGAACCAATTAGCAGTAACATTAGCTGAGAAGATAATAAAAGAGAATTTAAACTCTGATTTAGAAGCTGCCCTAGCTGACAAATTTATAGATGAGGTAGGGGGAGTAAAATGA